CCGCTTCCACTTTGATCAGCACTTCTCCCGAATTCGGATCCGGTTTGGGTACTTCCGCGAGATGCAACGCCTCACTCGGATCCCCCAGTTGTTTCACCACCCAGGCTAGCATGATCTTTCCCTCCTTGCCGTGTTTCTCTACACCGGTTTGACGGCAGCCGACAGAAAATTACTCGTGCTTACCGCTTGAATGAAGCTGCTCCGTCATCAACGCAAAAAACATGTCCGTTCAAAAAGGAAGCCTCGTCGCTCGCCAGAAAGGCTACCATCTGAGCGACTTGCTCCGGTGTACCTGCCTTGCCTCTCATCTGCGCCCTTTCAATTTTGCTCCAGAGAGCCGGGTTCTTCCTCCACTCGCTGACGATGCCGGTTTCGATCAAGCCCGGCGCAATTCCGACGACTCGAATGTTGTACCGGGCCAGATCGAGAGCGGCCGATTTTGTCATCATCACCACCGCCCCTTTGCTGGCGTGGTAGGGGAATTGCTTGCGATCGGCAATATATCCATAGATGGAGGCCGTATTGATGATCACCCCTCCGCGATCTTTCATCGCGTTGGCTGCGGCCTTGATTCCGTAAAAAACCCCATGTTGATTCACCGCTACCGTTCGATGATATTCTTCAACTGGCATCTCGTGGACAGCATATTGCGCGTTCACGATCCCCGCATTGTTGAACATGATATCCAATTGTCCGTAAGTCCCCAGTGTTTGTTGAACAAGCGATGCGACGCTTTCATAGGAGGAGGTGTCAACAGGAATGAAAACCGCATCTCCTCCTCGTTCTTTTATTGCAGCGGCTGTCATGGCTCCGGATTCGGGATTCACATCCGCAACAACCACCCTGGCACCTTCACGGGCGAATTGTTGGGCGCTCGCACGGCCAATGCCGCTCCCAGCCCCAGTTACGATTGCCACTTTGTTGGCGAACCTCATTTCCATCCCCCGTCTCATTACAACCCGACTGTTCGGCGATTGAACCGGCCTCCGCTCGTTGCAGGCCGCATACCAACCGTTTGGTATCTGCTTCTTGCAACATTCGAATGTCTGTCGATGTCACAAGACCCGTCCGTCAATCCAGCCGAAATTCTCCTCTTTTGCTTCCCATTCGATCACTTTTTTGCAAATTCAACCGGAATTGTCCCTTTCCTGTTTCATTTGAAACTGTACAATCTGAAAAAAGAGGCATCATCAACTGTGGAAAATCGGGTTCTCACTTCGCTGCCGGTCAATACCGAATTCATGTTAAGGTATTAGAACTACCTTGCCTGTTGTCTGCCGCCCTTCCAGCAGTTCGTGGGCGGTTCTCGCCTCTGCCAACGGCAGTTTGTGGCCGATGATCACTTTCAGTTTCCCCTGGCCCAAATAGTTGAGCAGTTCCGCGACACTCTCCCGATAGAGTGCGGGGCGCTGCATAATACGCGGCAGCCAGAACCCGGTCACAGTCGTGTTGCGTTTCATTAACAGGCTGGGATCGAAGTGGGCCACTTCCTTGCCGGCCCTGCCAAAAATGACAAGCCGTCCGAAGGGAGCCAGGCACTGCAAGCTTTTTCGGAAAATCTCCCCGCCCACCATCTCAAGAACGATATCGACACCTTTCCCGCCGGTCAGGTCAACCACCTGCTCGTCCCAATTTTCATCCGTATAATTCACCCCGGCATCGGCGCCCAGCGAACGGGCGAGTTCCAGTTTATCCGGACTGCTTGCCGTGGCGATCACCTGCCCCGCGCCCAGTAGCTTCGCCAACTGGACGGCCAACGTTCCCACTCCTCCGGCCGCGGCGTGAACCAATACGGATTCCCCTGCCGCCAATTGCCCCGATGTCCGCAAAATATGATAGGCGGTAAGCCCCTGCAGCAAGCTGGCGGCAGCCTGGTCAAAATCGACACGTTCCGGCAGGGGTATGATCTCATCTTCGTGCAGGGCCACATACTCGGCATAGCCCCCCTGGTCGGTCAAAGCCACCACACGGTCCCCTGACTTGAATTTGGTGACATCGGGGGACACTTCTATGATCACTCCTGCAACTTCCGAACCCGGTATATAAGGCAAGGAAGTCTTCGCTAAATACTGGTTGCGGCGGCGCATCGTATCGGCAAAATTCACTCCGGCCGCCTTGACTTGCACCAGCACACAACCCGGTTTCAATGCCGGTGCCGGAACGTCAACCAGTTGCAAAACATCGGGCTTGCCATATTCCCGAAACTGAATCGCTTTCATCCGCTTCACCGCCCCCGCCGATTCGTTCGCTATTTCCCTTTGCGTGTCAACTCGCTCAGTACCTTCCAATCCGCTTCCGACAGGTCCATCAGTCCGTTGAACTGCCCCGCCCCTTGCAGCCATTCGCCACCGTCGATGGTGACCACTTCGCCGTTAATATAGCCCGCGTAATCCGATATGAGAAAAGCGGCCAGATTGCCGAGTTCCTCTTTTTCCCCCACGCGGCGCAAGGGAATCCGCCGAACCAACGACTCGGACAGTTCCGGGGTCGGCGCCAGACGGCTCCACGCACCGTCTGTCGGAAACGGACCAGGAGCAATCGCGACCTGGCGAATTCCGTACTTGGCCCATTCGACGGCAAGCGAGCGGGTCAGCGCCACAACGCCAGCCTTGGCGGCCGCCGACGGCACCACATAGCCGGAGCCTGTCTCCGCATAGGTGGTCACAATATTCAGCATGACGCCGCCTTTCTTCTGCTCAATCCAACGCTTGCCGACTTCCAGCGTTGTATAGAAAGTCCCGTGCAGCACGATTCCCAAAATCGCATCCACAGCTCGGGGCGACAGACGTTCTGTCGGGCTGACAAAGTTGCCCGCCGCATTGTTCACAAGCACATCGATGCGGCCGTAATGCTGCTCAACCGCATCGACCATTTGGCTGACTTGCGATGCGTCCCGAACGTCACAACAGGTATAGAATACTTCTCCCCCATCAGCGCTCATTTCTCTCGCTGCCGTTTGCAAAACTTCCTCGCGGCGGCTGGTGATCGCCAACTTGGCCCCCAACTGCAGAAACCTTTCGCCCATCGCCCGGCCGAGTCCGGTGCCGCCGCCCGTGATCAGCACCACTTTGTCTTTTAACAGTTCCGGTTGAAACATATTGTCCCCTTCTCCTCTCCTATACACCTTTGAACGTCGGCTTTCTCTTTTCCAGAAAAGCCATGACTCCCTCCCGGTGGTCCAGGGTCGCGCCAGCGAAGTTCTGCCCTTCCTCTTCCCATCGCAAGACCGTGTCCAGATCGTTTTCCATGCTTTTGTACATGATCTCTTTCATCTTGCCGAAAGCAAGTGTCGGCAGATCGGCCAGCTGCCCGGCAAACTCGGCCACCCCCTCCGCAAATCTGCCGGCGGGCAGCACTTTGTTCACTAGCCCGATTTTTTCCGCTTCTTCCGCCGTGATGGCAGAGCCGAGAGCGGCCAGTTCCATCGCCTTCCCCAGGCCCACCAGCCGCGGCATGAAAAAGCAGGCACCCGCATCCGGGATCAAGCCGATTTTGATAAACGCCAGAGACAATTTGGCATCTTGCGACGCCACGCGAAAATCACAGGCCAACGCGAGGCTGAGACCGGCTCCGGCCGCCGCACCATTAACGGCTGCGAGAATCGGTTTTTTGATCTGCATCATCAGACGAAGCAGGTTGTTGTACGTATCTTTCAAGTAGGATGCGTAATCCGGTTTTTCAATTGTGCCGTCAAATTCGGACAGGTCTGCCCCCGCCGAGAACGCTCTCCCCTCCCCGGTCAGGACGATGCAGCGAACGTCCGCGTCTTCATTGGCGGCGGAAAAAGCGGCATACAGATCACGATGCACCGCTAGATTCAACGCGTTCATTTTCTGCGGAACACAGATTTGGATCGTGGCAATCCGGTTCTCAACACGGTAGTTTACAGTTTCGTACATATGTGTACCTCTCCCATGGTTTGTACCGACTGGTCGGTTAAATTTTTTATCATTATAGTATGTTCCGTTGTTTCGTTCAATGGTCGTTTGGGATTCAAGCGACCGCCCGCGAACTTTCCGCCTCGCATGATAGCGGGGTCTATAACAGCTCTCCCACTTTCACATGACCTTTCAGCAAATTTCTTGAGATAATCAAACGCTGGATTTCAT
The Effusibacillus pohliae DSM 22757 DNA segment above includes these coding regions:
- a CDS encoding SDR family NAD(P)-dependent oxidoreductase encodes the protein MRFANKVAIVTGAGSGIGRASAQQFAREGARVVVADVNPESGAMTAAAIKERGGDAVFIPVDTSSYESVASLVQQTLGTYGQLDIMFNNAGIVNAQYAVHEMPVEEYHRTVAVNQHGVFYGIKAAANAMKDRGGVIINTASIYGYIADRKQFPYHASKGAVVMMTKSAALDLARYNIRVVGIAPGLIETGIVSEWRKNPALWSKIERAQMRGKAGTPEQVAQMVAFLASDEASFLNGHVFCVDDGAASFKR
- a CDS encoding quinone oxidoreductase family protein: MKAIQFREYGKPDVLQLVDVPAPALKPGCVLVQVKAAGVNFADTMRRRNQYLAKTSLPYIPGSEVAGVIIEVSPDVTKFKSGDRVVALTDQGGYAEYVALHEDEIIPLPERVDFDQAAASLLQGLTAYHILRTSGQLAAGESVLVHAAAGGVGTLAVQLAKLLGAGQVIATASSPDKLELARSLGADAGVNYTDENWDEQVVDLTGGKGVDIVLEMVGGEIFRKSLQCLAPFGRLVIFGRAGKEVAHFDPSLLMKRNTTVTGFWLPRIMQRPALYRESVAELLNYLGQGKLKVIIGHKLPLAEARTAHELLEGRQTTGKVVLIP
- a CDS encoding SDR family oxidoreductase translates to MFQPELLKDKVVLITGGGTGLGRAMGERFLQLGAKLAITSRREEVLQTAAREMSADGGEVFYTCCDVRDASQVSQMVDAVEQHYGRIDVLVNNAAGNFVSPTERLSPRAVDAILGIVLHGTFYTTLEVGKRWIEQKKGGVMLNIVTTYAETGSGYVVPSAAAKAGVVALTRSLAVEWAKYGIRQVAIAPGPFPTDGAWSRLAPTPELSESLVRRIPLRRVGEKEELGNLAAFLISDYAGYINGEVVTIDGGEWLQGAGQFNGLMDLSEADWKVLSELTRKGK
- a CDS encoding enoyl-CoA hydratase/isomerase family protein, with the translated sequence MYETVNYRVENRIATIQICVPQKMNALNLAVHRDLYAAFSAANEDADVRCIVLTGEGRAFSAGADLSEFDGTIEKPDYASYLKDTYNNLLRLMMQIKKPILAAVNGAAAGAGLSLALACDFRVASQDAKLSLAFIKIGLIPDAGACFFMPRLVGLGKAMELAALGSAITAEEAEKIGLVNKVLPAGRFAEGVAEFAGQLADLPTLAFGKMKEIMYKSMENDLDTVLRWEEEGQNFAGATLDHREGVMAFLEKRKPTFKGV